The Aeromicrobium sp. Leaf245 genome includes a region encoding these proteins:
- a CDS encoding monovalent cation/H+ antiporter complex subunit F: MIPVAVACATMLVVTGVLCLVRIVRGPTMLDRTVAADVFVAACLSAVGVEAAISGHVDTAPVLLALALVGFLGSVSIARFAARDIDAPPEDP; the protein is encoded by the coding sequence GTGATCCCCGTCGCCGTCGCCTGCGCCACCATGCTGGTCGTCACCGGCGTGCTGTGCCTCGTCCGGATCGTGCGCGGCCCGACGATGCTCGACCGCACCGTCGCCGCAGACGTCTTCGTCGCCGCCTGCCTGTCCGCCGTGGGGGTCGAGGCCGCCATCAGCGGTCACGTCGACACCGCCCCCGTGCTGCTGGCCCTGGCGCTCGTGGGCTTCCTCGGCTCGGTCAGCATCGCGCGGTTCGCCGCACGCGACATCGACGCACCCCCGGAGGACCCATGA
- a CDS encoding Na+/H+ antiporter subunit E: MPRWRVVLGLTVVWLLLWGSVTPTLVLGGLITSVLVLLLFPFPRAPWRWTLRPWPTTTLVLRFAADMLRASVQVAWLAVRPSAPPPSAVVRVPLVTRSELLLTATAELVSLVPGSLLVELDPEAPALYIHVLDARSPERIERAIAAVHEQERRVVEAWAPRDERDAYRRTVQEAAS; encoded by the coding sequence ATGCCCCGCTGGCGGGTCGTCCTCGGCCTCACCGTCGTCTGGCTCCTGCTCTGGGGCTCCGTCACGCCCACGCTCGTGCTCGGCGGCCTCATCACGTCGGTCCTGGTGCTGCTGCTCTTCCCCTTCCCGCGGGCACCCTGGCGCTGGACGCTGCGACCGTGGCCGACGACCACCCTGGTCCTCCGGTTCGCCGCCGACATGCTGCGCGCGTCGGTGCAGGTGGCCTGGCTCGCCGTCCGTCCGTCCGCACCGCCGCCGAGCGCGGTCGTGCGCGTGCCGCTGGTGACCCGCTCGGAGCTGCTGCTCACCGCCACGGCCGAGCTGGTCTCCCTGGTCCCGGGCTCGTTGCTCGTCGAGCTCGACCCGGAGGCGCCGGCGCTCTACATCCACGTGCTCGACGCCCGCTCCCCCGAGCGCATCGAGCGGGCCATCGCCGCGGTCCACGAGCAGGAGCGTCGCGTCGTCGAGGCGTGGGCCCCCCGTGACGAGCGCGACGCCTACCGCCGCACCGTGCAGGAGGCCGCCTCGTGA
- a CDS encoding Na+/H+ antiporter subunit D, with protein MTQLVVLPVLLPLLGAGLCLVLGRSARAQRIVSVAVLASVVATAATLLVRADTQGPQALTLAGWGPEIGITLVADRLSALMLLVSSVVTLAVLLYSFGQGIVEYGRDTPLSVFHPTYLVLSAGVSNAFLSADLFNLFVGFEVLLAASYVLITLGGTEARIRAGTVYIVVSLLSSVVFLIAIACVYAATGTVNFAQLSQRLGELDPAVAHMLQLLLLTVFCIKAAVFPLSAWLPDSYPTAPAPVTAVFAGLLTKVGVYAIVRTQTLLFPDDSMRPLLLTAAILTMVVGILGAVAQTDIKRILSFTLVSHIGYMLLGVALGTELALSGAVYYIAHHITVQTALFLLAGLIEYRTGTTNLDRLGGLARSAPILAVAFFVPAMNLAGIPPFSGFLGKVALGRAGIEAGDWLAVTAVVASVAVSLLTLYAIAKVWNRAFWQPVDDDLAQSVVDDGSDVWSHGAMHGGGDVNTRFQATSAWQRLAEEQRLPLGMGLPTLALVVASVALTVLAGPLFGVTDAAAVELLQRTPYITAVLGGGG; from the coding sequence GTGACCCAGCTCGTCGTCCTGCCCGTGCTGCTCCCCCTGCTCGGCGCCGGCCTCTGCCTCGTGCTCGGCCGCTCCGCCCGCGCCCAGCGGATCGTCAGCGTCGCGGTGCTCGCGTCCGTCGTCGCCACCGCCGCCACCCTGCTGGTGCGCGCCGACACGCAGGGACCCCAGGCGCTCACGCTGGCCGGCTGGGGACCGGAGATCGGGATCACGCTGGTCGCGGACCGGCTCTCGGCGCTCATGCTGCTGGTCTCGTCGGTCGTCACCCTCGCCGTGCTGCTGTACTCCTTCGGCCAGGGCATCGTCGAGTACGGGCGCGACACCCCGCTCTCGGTGTTCCACCCCACCTACCTGGTGCTGAGCGCGGGCGTCTCCAACGCGTTCCTCTCGGCCGACCTGTTCAACCTGTTCGTCGGCTTCGAGGTGCTGCTGGCCGCCAGCTACGTGCTCATCACGCTGGGCGGCACGGAGGCGCGCATCCGGGCGGGCACGGTGTACATCGTCGTCAGCCTGCTGTCGTCGGTCGTCTTCCTCATCGCCATCGCGTGCGTGTACGCCGCGACCGGCACGGTGAACTTCGCGCAGCTCTCGCAGCGGCTCGGTGAGCTGGACCCGGCGGTCGCCCACATGCTGCAGCTGCTGCTGCTCACGGTGTTCTGCATCAAGGCCGCGGTGTTCCCGCTGTCGGCCTGGCTGCCGGACTCCTACCCCACCGCGCCCGCCCCGGTCACCGCCGTGTTCGCCGGACTGCTCACCAAGGTCGGCGTGTACGCGATCGTGCGCACCCAGACCCTGCTGTTCCCCGACGACTCGATGAGACCCCTGCTGCTGACGGCAGCGATCCTCACGATGGTGGTGGGCATCCTGGGCGCGGTCGCGCAGACCGACATCAAGCGCATCCTGTCGTTCACGCTCGTCAGCCACATCGGCTACATGCTGCTCGGCGTCGCGCTCGGCACGGAGCTGGCGCTGTCGGGCGCGGTCTACTACATCGCGCACCACATCACCGTGCAGACGGCGCTCTTCCTGCTGGCCGGACTGATCGAGTACCGCACCGGCACCACCAACCTCGACCGGCTCGGCGGGCTGGCACGGTCGGCGCCGATCCTGGCCGTCGCCTTCTTCGTGCCGGCGATGAACCTGGCCGGCATCCCACCCTTCTCGGGCTTCCTCGGCAAGGTCGCGCTCGGACGCGCCGGCATCGAGGCGGGCGACTGGCTCGCGGTCACGGCCGTGGTGGCCAGCGTCGCGGTCAGCCTCCTCACGCTCTACGCCATCGCCAAGGTCTGGAACCGCGCCTTCTGGCAGCCGGTCGACGACGACCTGGCCCAGTCCGTGGTCGACGACGGCTCCGACGTGTGGTCGCACGGTGCGATGCACGGGGGCGGCGACGTGAACACCCGCTTCCAGGCGACGTCGGCCTGGCAGCGCCTGGCCGAGGAGCAGCGGCTCCCCCTCGGCATGGGACTGCCGACGCTCGCGCTCGTCGTCGCCTCCGTGGCGCTCACCGTGCTCGCCGGGCCGTTGTTCGGCGTCACCGACGCCGCTGCCGTCGAGCTGCTGCAGCGCACCCCCTACATCACGGCGGTCCTGGGAGGTGGCGGCTGA
- a CDS encoding Na(+)/H(+) antiporter subunit C, translated as MSVDLALVIAIAVLVGCGTTLMLERSLSRILVGFVMVGNGVNLLFLVASGPSGAPPIVGREDITDPLPQAMALTAIVITLGVSAFGLALAYRSWQLSGSDDVKDDVEDDLVRRRAEADETSGTFDEPETSVPDEEGADS; from the coding sequence ATGAGTGTCGATCTCGCCCTCGTGATCGCGATCGCCGTCCTGGTCGGCTGCGGCACGACGCTCATGCTCGAGCGCAGCCTGAGCCGGATCCTCGTCGGGTTCGTCATGGTCGGCAACGGCGTGAACCTGCTGTTCCTCGTGGCCTCCGGACCGAGCGGGGCGCCGCCGATCGTCGGCCGCGAGGACATCACCGACCCCCTCCCCCAGGCCATGGCCCTGACCGCCATCGTCATCACCCTCGGCGTCAGCGCGTTCGGCCTGGCCCTCGCCTACCGCTCCTGGCAGCTGTCCGGCAGCGACGACGTGAAGGACGACGTGGAGGACGACCTCGTGCGCCGTCGGGCCGAGGCCGACGAGACGTCCGGGACGTTCGACGAGCCCGAGACCAGCGTCCCCGACGAGGAAGGGGCCGACTCGTGA
- a CDS encoding Na+/H+ antiporter subunit A — MIGLLALHLVAAAGAPLLVRFLDRRAFVVLALVPAASFAYLLPRALDVSSGTSDPIVERWSWIPSLGVDVDLLIDPLTALMSLVVTGVGALVLLYCGWYFRQGDPEIWRFSGVLTAFAGSMLGLVLSDNMYVLFVFWELTTVLSYLLIGHNPERRANRRAAMNALLVTTFGGLAMLVGLFVLHAQTGTARLSEIVADPPSGPAVTAAVALLLVGALSKSALVPFHFWLPGAMAAPTPVSAYLHAAAMVKAGVFLVLLLAPAFADTPGWRPVLLTLGIMTMIIGGLRALRQHDVKLLLAYGTVSQLGFLVAVAGAGTRSAAFAGLSLVLGHALFKSTLFLVVGIVDRSTGTRDLRELSGLARSMPVLFVVTLVAAASMAGLPPLLGFTAKEAALAAFVDLGEDAGIGVWGTVSLVGLVVGSVLTVAYTARFVWGTFGTKDVTPTDVAAPGPWFQASPVILSVLTVAGGVAGPLLTPRIESYAEAFGAGAHEPVLTLWHGFTPALWLSVAAVVGGIALWLLRRPVAHLQETLVRRLHLPDAERSYHAVVRGVDRASVEVTGFTQRGSLPVYLGVVLVVLVLLPGSAAIRAWGSPSISVGDGGAFEPDDALRIATAALVCGAALLTVRSRRRLRAVLMLGVTGYGTALLFVLHGAPDLALTQVLVETFALVTFVLVLRRFTPFFSDRPFTAARRVRIAIGATAGLAVAAYAVVAANARTASPVGRAFEGPAYDFGGGENIVNITLVDIRVWDTFGELAVLVVAATGIASLIFLITDRAQSHRETRRARPSATDEREDWLPGAASLDIERRSVVFEVVARAVFPVLMIFSVYLMFTGHYTPGGGFAGGLVAGLALAVRYLAGGRRELDAAAPVDAGVVLGSGLAIAALSGLVPLLVGANTFQSGVFDIPVPLLGDVHVVTSVAFDVGVYLVVIGLALDVLRSLGGGIDRHGEQGHTDSGLSEECTSDDAKGAKA, encoded by the coding sequence ATGATCGGGCTCCTCGCGCTGCACCTCGTCGCCGCAGCGGGAGCCCCTCTCCTGGTCAGGTTCCTCGACCGTCGCGCCTTCGTCGTGCTGGCCCTCGTTCCGGCCGCGTCCTTCGCGTACCTGCTGCCACGGGCGCTCGACGTGAGCTCGGGCACGAGCGACCCGATCGTCGAGCGCTGGAGCTGGATCCCCTCGCTCGGTGTCGACGTCGACCTGCTGATCGACCCCCTCACGGCACTGATGTCACTGGTGGTCACGGGCGTCGGTGCACTGGTGCTGCTCTACTGCGGCTGGTACTTCCGCCAGGGCGATCCCGAGATCTGGCGGTTCTCCGGCGTGCTCACCGCCTTCGCCGGGTCGATGCTCGGACTGGTCCTGTCCGACAACATGTACGTGCTGTTCGTGTTCTGGGAGCTCACGACAGTGCTGTCGTACCTGCTGATCGGGCACAACCCCGAGCGCCGGGCCAACCGCCGGGCGGCCATGAACGCGCTGCTCGTGACCACGTTCGGCGGGCTTGCCATGCTCGTGGGCCTGTTCGTGCTGCACGCCCAGACCGGGACGGCTCGGCTCAGCGAGATCGTCGCCGACCCGCCGTCGGGCCCGGCCGTCACGGCCGCGGTGGCGCTGCTGCTCGTCGGCGCGCTCAGCAAGTCGGCACTCGTCCCGTTCCACTTCTGGCTCCCGGGAGCCATGGCGGCGCCCACGCCGGTGAGCGCCTACCTCCACGCGGCGGCCATGGTGAAGGCCGGCGTGTTCCTGGTGCTGCTCCTGGCCCCCGCGTTCGCCGACACCCCCGGCTGGCGGCCCGTGCTGCTCACCCTCGGCATCATGACGATGATCATCGGCGGGCTGCGCGCCCTGCGCCAGCACGACGTCAAGCTGCTGCTCGCCTACGGCACCGTGAGCCAGCTCGGCTTCCTGGTCGCGGTGGCCGGGGCCGGCACCCGGTCGGCCGCGTTCGCCGGTCTCTCGCTCGTGCTCGGGCACGCGCTGTTCAAGTCCACCCTCTTCCTCGTGGTCGGCATCGTCGACCGCAGCACCGGCACGCGCGACCTGCGGGAGCTCAGCGGACTCGCCCGTTCCATGCCCGTCCTGTTCGTCGTCACGCTCGTGGCCGCGGCGTCGATGGCCGGGCTGCCCCCGCTGCTCGGATTCACGGCGAAGGAGGCCGCGCTCGCGGCGTTCGTCGACCTCGGCGAGGACGCGGGCATCGGCGTCTGGGGCACGGTCTCGCTCGTGGGACTGGTGGTCGGGTCGGTCCTCACGGTGGCGTACACGGCACGCTTCGTGTGGGGCACGTTCGGCACCAAGGACGTCACCCCCACCGACGTCGCGGCACCGGGACCCTGGTTCCAGGCATCTCCCGTGATCTTGTCCGTCCTCACGGTCGCCGGCGGCGTGGCCGGTCCCCTCCTGACGCCGCGGATCGAGTCCTACGCCGAGGCGTTCGGCGCCGGCGCCCACGAGCCCGTCCTGACCCTCTGGCACGGGTTCACCCCGGCGCTGTGGCTGTCGGTCGCCGCCGTCGTCGGCGGCATCGCCCTCTGGCTGCTCCGCCGACCCGTCGCGCACCTGCAGGAGACGCTCGTGCGTCGGCTGCACCTGCCCGACGCCGAGCGCAGCTACCACGCGGTCGTGCGCGGCGTCGACCGCGCGAGCGTCGAGGTCACGGGCTTCACGCAGCGCGGCTCTCTCCCGGTCTACCTGGGTGTCGTGCTCGTGGTGCTCGTGCTCCTCCCCGGCAGCGCCGCCATCAGGGCGTGGGGCTCACCGTCGATCTCCGTCGGCGACGGCGGTGCCTTCGAGCCCGACGACGCGCTACGCATCGCCACGGCGGCCCTCGTCTGTGGCGCCGCGCTGCTCACCGTCCGCTCCCGCCGACGCCTCCGTGCCGTGCTGATGCTCGGCGTCACCGGCTACGGCACGGCCCTGCTGTTCGTGCTGCACGGCGCCCCCGACCTCGCGCTCACCCAGGTCCTCGTGGAGACCTTCGCGCTGGTCACCTTCGTGCTGGTGCTGCGCCGCTTCACGCCGTTCTTCTCCGACCGGCCGTTCACCGCGGCCCGCCGGGTGCGCATCGCGATCGGCGCCACGGCCGGCCTGGCCGTGGCCGCGTACGCCGTGGTCGCGGCGAACGCCCGCACCGCATCGCCGGTCGGGCGGGCGTTCGAGGGTCCGGCCTACGACTTCGGCGGCGGCGAGAACATCGTCAACATCACGCTCGTCGACATCCGCGTGTGGGACACCTTCGGCGAGCTGGCCGTGCTCGTCGTGGCCGCCACCGGCATCGCGAGCCTCATCTTCCTCATCACCGACCGGGCCCAGTCCCACCGCGAGACCCGTCGGGCGCGCCCCAGCGCCACGGACGAGCGCGAGGACTGGCTGCCCGGCGCGGCCTCCCTCGACATCGAGCGCCGCTCCGTCGTCTTCGAGGTCGTGGCGCGCGCGGTGTTCCCCGTGCTGATGATCTTCTCGGTGTACCTCATGTTCACTGGCCACTACACGCCCGGCGGCGGGTTCGCAGGCGGGCTCGTCGCAGGGCTGGCGCTCGCCGTGCGCTACCTCGCCGGCGGTCGCCGCGAGCTCGACGCCGCCGCGCCCGTCGACGCCGGCGTCGTGCTCGGCTCGGGCCTGGCCATCGCCGCCCTGTCCGGGCTCGTGCCACTGCTCGTGGGTGCCAACACCTTCCAGAGCGGTGTCTTCGACATCCCCGTCCCGCTCCTCGGCGACGTCCACGTGGTCACCTCGGTGGCCTTCGACGTCGGCGTCTACCTCGTCGTCATCGGCCTCGCGCTCGACGTGCTGCGCAGCCTCGGCGGTGGCATCGACCGGCACGGCGAGCAGGGCCACACCGACTCCGGGCTGTCCGAGGAGTGCACGAGCGACGACGCGAAGGGGGCGAAGGCATGA
- a CDS encoding zinc-dependent metalloprotease: MIDWGVAQGTATKLSRPGPDLSPAEADDVVGELREAAARSTGPVREFSDLHAPDTVQAQAPVLVVDRPRWIEANLGTFEVLMDPVVARIEAGRPRSGLAHAVGSRVSGAEIGGLVALLSGKVLGQFDPFWTGPRGEGGRLLLVAPNIVHVERSLDVDPHDFRLWVCLHEETHRVQFTAVPWMRDHLRGLIDELTAATDLDSEAVQRFLTEGVGELVKVLRGTSDASLAELFQNERQKAVVDRITGVMSLLEGHADVVMDGVGPDVIPSVATIRKRFDQRRQGGGGLDRVLRRLLGLESKMRQYRDGAVFVREVNEKVGLSGFNAVWERPENLPDRAEILDPAAWVARVHG; this comes from the coding sequence ATGATCGACTGGGGCGTCGCGCAGGGCACGGCGACGAAGCTGTCACGTCCGGGGCCCGACCTGTCGCCGGCGGAGGCCGACGACGTCGTCGGCGAGCTGCGGGAGGCGGCGGCCCGGTCCACCGGCCCGGTCCGCGAGTTCTCCGACCTCCACGCACCCGACACCGTCCAGGCGCAGGCGCCGGTGCTCGTGGTCGACCGGCCTCGATGGATCGAGGCGAACCTCGGCACCTTCGAGGTGCTGATGGACCCGGTCGTGGCCCGCATCGAGGCGGGGCGGCCGCGCAGCGGTCTGGCCCACGCCGTCGGCAGCCGGGTGAGCGGTGCCGAGATCGGCGGACTGGTGGCACTGCTGTCGGGCAAGGTGCTGGGCCAGTTCGACCCGTTCTGGACCGGGCCGCGCGGCGAGGGCGGCCGGCTGCTGCTCGTCGCGCCGAACATCGTCCACGTGGAGCGCTCGCTCGACGTCGACCCGCACGACTTCCGGCTGTGGGTGTGCCTGCACGAGGAGACCCACCGGGTGCAGTTCACGGCCGTGCCGTGGATGCGCGACCACCTCCGCGGCTTGATCGACGAGCTGACCGCCGCCACGGACCTCGACTCCGAGGCCGTGCAGCGCTTCCTCACCGAGGGCGTGGGCGAGCTGGTCAAGGTCCTGCGGGGCACCTCCGACGCCTCTCTCGCCGAGCTGTTCCAGAACGAGCGGCAGAAGGCCGTCGTCGACCGGATCACCGGCGTCATGTCGCTGCTCGAGGGCCACGCCGACGTCGTCATGGACGGCGTGGGGCCCGACGTGATCCCGTCGGTCGCCACGATCCGCAAGCGGTTCGACCAGCGACGTCAGGGCGGCGGCGGGCTCGACCGGGTGCTGCGGCGTCTGCTGGGCCTGGAGTCCAAGATGCGTCAGTACCGCGACGGGGCCGTGTTCGTCCGCGAGGTCAACGAGAAGGTCGGGCTGTCGGGCTTCAACGCGGTGTGGGAACGGCCGGAGAACCTGCCCGACCGTGCCGAGATCCTCGACCCCGCCGCCTGGGTGGCGCGGGTGCACGGCTGA
- the tilS gene encoding tRNA lysidine(34) synthetase TilS — protein MRLLDAEARGRAGVRDALADVAPDAPVVLGVSGGADSLALAVCAAFVADRDDRSARVVVVDHGLQDGSDAVAARAVEQVRSLGLPGGAVRVQVGTVGGPEAAARAARRAALLEAAGGEGVVLLAHTLDDQAETVLLGLGRGSGPRSLAGMAARDGRWRRPFLGLRRSDTEAVCRAHDLVWWTDPHNADPAYRRARLRHEVLPLLDDVLGSGVPEALARTADQLRHDTTLLDELAGQVEDAADVATLVALPPALRSRVLRRLALEAGAVPGELGSVHLAALDRLVTDWHGQDRVELPGHVALTRTAGRLHRIGGGP, from the coding sequence GTGAGGCTGCTCGACGCGGAAGCGCGTGGTCGGGCGGGCGTGCGCGACGCCCTCGCCGACGTCGCACCGGACGCACCGGTGGTGCTCGGCGTCTCCGGCGGGGCCGACTCGCTCGCGCTGGCGGTCTGCGCCGCGTTCGTGGCCGACCGTGACGACCGAAGCGCGCGCGTCGTGGTGGTCGACCACGGTCTCCAGGACGGGTCGGACGCGGTGGCGGCCCGCGCGGTCGAGCAGGTGCGCTCGCTCGGCCTGCCCGGCGGCGCGGTCCGTGTGCAGGTGGGGACCGTCGGCGGGCCCGAGGCCGCAGCGCGTGCGGCACGCCGGGCGGCCCTGCTCGAGGCCGCGGGTGGCGAAGGCGTGGTGCTGCTGGCGCACACCCTGGACGACCAGGCCGAGACCGTGCTGCTCGGACTGGGCCGGGGCTCGGGGCCGCGCTCGCTCGCCGGCATGGCAGCGCGCGACGGGCGCTGGCGTCGGCCGTTCCTCGGTCTGCGCCGGTCCGACACCGAGGCGGTGTGCCGCGCCCACGACCTGGTCTGGTGGACCGATCCGCACAACGCCGACCCCGCCTACCGTCGTGCCAGGCTCCGGCACGAGGTGCTTCCCCTGCTCGACGACGTGCTGGGCTCGGGGGTGCCGGAGGCGCTCGCCCGCACCGCCGACCAGCTGCGTCACGACACGACGCTGCTCGACGAGCTGGCGGGCCAGGTCGAGGACGCCGCCGACGTCGCGACGCTCGTGGCTCTCCCGCCTGCGCTGCGGTCCCGGGTGCTCCGCCGACTCGCGCTCGAGGCCGGCGCCGTCCCCGGGGAGCTCGGTTCGGTCCACCTCGCCGCGCTCGACCGTCTCGTCACCGACTGGCACGGCCAGGACCGGGTCGAGCTGCCCGGTCACGTCGCGCTGACGCGGACGGCAGGCCGGCTCCACCGGATCGGCGGCGGTCCCTGA
- the hpt gene encoding hypoxanthine phosphoribosyltransferase, with product MQHVESDLDLDQTLFTEEQIVARLREIARQVETDYAGRDLLLVGVLKGAVMVMADLARSFDRHVEMDWMAVSSYGSGTTSSGVVRILKDLDTDISGRDVLIVEDIIDTGLTLSWLVTNLRSRGPASVEIATLLRKPDALQMDVDVKYVGFDIPNAFVVGYGLDYSEQYRNLRSIGTLAPHVYS from the coding sequence ATCCAGCACGTCGAGTCCGACCTCGACCTCGACCAGACCCTGTTCACCGAGGAGCAGATCGTCGCGCGGCTGCGCGAGATCGCGCGCCAGGTCGAGACGGACTACGCCGGTCGCGACCTGCTCCTGGTCGGCGTGCTCAAGGGCGCCGTCATGGTGATGGCCGACCTCGCGCGCAGCTTCGACCGCCACGTCGAGATGGACTGGATGGCGGTCTCGTCCTACGGCTCCGGCACCACGTCGTCCGGCGTGGTCCGCATCCTCAAGGACCTCGACACCGACATCTCGGGCCGTGACGTCCTCATCGTCGAGGACATCATCGACACCGGCCTGACGCTGTCGTGGCTCGTGACCAACCTGCGTTCCCGCGGTCCGGCCTCGGTCGAGATCGCCACGCTCCTGCGCAAGCCCGACGCGCTGCAGATGGACGTCGACGTGAAGTACGTCGGCTTCGACATCCCCAACGCGTTCGTCGTGGGCTACGGCCTGGACTACTCCGAGCAGTACCGCAACCTGCGCAGCATCGGGACGCTGGCGCCCCACGTGTACTCCTGA
- the ftsH gene encoding ATP-dependent zinc metalloprotease FtsH — MNAKRLFRGPWVWIVLILVLVVVTLQFSGRADGFKEVRTATMVGYLDDGTISEMTFVEGDQEIQATLDDGTKVRAKFLAGQGDRLVEKAESEVVDKKLKTFDVKVPTTGFLTYLASSILPILLLVGLFLFIMTRFQGGGGGVMKFAKSRAKLITKDTPQTTFADVAGCDEAIEELGEIKEFLSEPAKFQAVGAKIPKGVLLYGPPGTGKTLLARAVAGEAGVPFYSISGSDFVEMFVGVGASRVRDLFEQAKENAPAIVFIDEIDAVGRHRGTGMGGGHDEREQTLNQLLVEMDGFDVRGGVILIAATNRPDVLDPALLRPGRFDRQIGVEAPDLKGRETILKVHARGKPIGPDVDLESVARRTPGFSGADLANVLNEAALLTARNSDKVITDATLDEAIDRVMAGPQKRTRLMNEKERLVTAYHEGGHALVAAALPQSDPVHKITILPRGRALGYTMVLPDEDKYSQTRAELQDKLAYMLGGRAAEELVFHDPTTGAGNDIEKATGLARAMVTQYGMSERVGAIKLGSDNSQPFLGGGMGMGHTRDYSERVAAVVDEEVSSLIAHAHQEAFDILAENRDVLDSLVLELMERETLDKREVARIFEPLRRREVRPAWTGSDTRQPSDQPPVEAPEAARLKEPETEGIVVGPDTGPDAPPPDDPTPQGPVGPA, encoded by the coding sequence ATGAACGCCAAGCGCCTGTTCCGCGGTCCCTGGGTCTGGATCGTCCTCATCCTCGTCCTCGTCGTCGTCACCCTCCAGTTCTCCGGGCGGGCCGACGGCTTCAAGGAGGTCCGCACGGCCACCATGGTCGGCTACCTCGACGACGGCACGATCTCGGAGATGACCTTCGTCGAGGGTGACCAGGAGATCCAGGCGACCCTCGACGACGGCACCAAGGTGCGCGCGAAGTTCCTCGCCGGCCAGGGCGACCGCCTCGTCGAGAAGGCCGAGTCCGAGGTCGTCGACAAGAAGCTCAAGACCTTCGACGTCAAGGTCCCCACCACCGGGTTCCTCACCTACCTCGCCAGCTCGATCCTGCCGATCCTGCTCCTGGTCGGTCTCTTCCTGTTCATCATGACCCGCTTCCAGGGCGGCGGCGGTGGCGTCATGAAGTTCGCCAAGTCGCGCGCGAAGCTCATCACGAAGGACACCCCGCAGACCACCTTCGCCGACGTCGCGGGCTGCGACGAGGCCATCGAGGAGCTCGGCGAGATCAAGGAGTTCCTGTCGGAGCCGGCCAAGTTCCAGGCCGTCGGCGCCAAGATCCCCAAGGGCGTGCTGCTCTACGGCCCGCCCGGCACCGGCAAGACGCTGCTGGCCCGCGCCGTGGCCGGCGAGGCCGGCGTGCCGTTCTACTCCATCTCCGGCTCCGACTTCGTCGAGATGTTCGTGGGCGTGGGCGCCAGCCGCGTGCGCGACCTGTTCGAGCAGGCCAAGGAGAACGCCCCGGCGATCGTCTTCATCGACGAGATCGACGCGGTCGGCCGCCACCGCGGCACCGGCATGGGCGGCGGCCACGACGAGCGCGAGCAGACCCTCAACCAGCTGCTCGTCGAGATGGACGGCTTCGACGTGCGCGGCGGCGTCATCCTGATCGCGGCCACCAACCGGCCCGACGTGCTCGACCCCGCCCTGCTGCGTCCCGGCCGCTTCGACCGCCAGATCGGCGTGGAGGCCCCCGACCTCAAGGGCCGCGAGACGATCCTCAAGGTGCACGCCCGCGGCAAGCCGATCGGCCCCGACGTCGACCTCGAGAGCGTGGCCCGACGTACCCCCGGCTTCAGCGGCGCCGACCTCGCCAACGTGCTCAACGAGGCCGCCCTGCTCACGGCGCGCAACAGCGACAAGGTCATCACCGACGCCACGCTCGACGAGGCCATCGACCGCGTCATGGCCGGTCCGCAGAAGCGCACGCGCTTGATGAACGAGAAGGAGCGGCTGGTCACGGCCTACCACGAGGGCGGACACGCCCTGGTGGCCGCGGCGCTCCCGCAGAGCGACCCGGTGCACAAGATCACGATCCTGCCCCGTGGCCGCGCCCTCGGCTACACGATGGTCCTGCCCGACGAGGACAAGTACAGCCAGACGCGCGCGGAGCTGCAGGACAAGCTGGCGTACATGCTCGGTGGCCGCGCGGCGGAGGAGCTGGTCTTCCACGACCCGACCACCGGCGCGGGCAACGACATCGAGAAGGCCACGGGCCTGGCCCGGGCCATGGTCACCCAGTACGGCATGAGCGAGCGCGTGGGCGCCATCAAGCTGGGCAGCGACAACAGCCAGCCCTTCCTCGGTGGTGGCATGGGCATGGGCCACACCCGCGACTACTCCGAGCGGGTGGCCGCCGTGGTCGACGAGGAGGTCTCCTCGCTCATCGCCCACGCCCACCAGGAGGCGTTCGACATCCTCGCGGAGAACCGCGACGTGCTCGACTCCCTCGTCCTGGAGCTCATGGAGAGGGAGACCCTCGACAAGCGCGAGGTCGCCCGCATCTTCGAGCCGCTGCGCCGGCGCGAGGTGCGTCCGGCGTGGACCGGCTCGGACACGCGGCAGCCGTCGGACCAGCCCCCGGTCGAGGCGCCGGAGGCGGCACGGCTCAAGGAGCCCGAGACCGAGGGCATCGTCGTCGGTCCCGACACCGGCCCGGACGCACCGCCGCCGGACGATCCCACCCCGCAGGGCCCGGTCGGGCCGGCGTGA